In Diorhabda sublineata isolate icDioSubl1.1 chromosome 4, icDioSubl1.1, whole genome shotgun sequence, a single window of DNA contains:
- the LOC130443275 gene encoding proton-coupled amino acid transporter-like protein pathetic, translated as MSTKSQNAEAELDSFLPQDNSNTNGITKYKLSSTGDVESNHAVFDPFKARQLAHPVSNCDTLTHLLKASLGTGILSMPAAFKASGLGMGIFLTIVVSVICTHCSYILVTSAHELYKKTRRTQMSFGDVAEESCLRGPAWGKKFAPYARQIIQIGLLVTYFMTCSCYTVIMANNFNYVVNHYIGYEIEVRKTIAILLVPLIFLVYVPNLKYLAPFSMAANGFMAVSLGITFYYLVINLKEINSVPMVAPISTMPIFFSITIFAIEAIGVIMPLENNMGSPQSFVGLCGVLNQGMSGVTLVYILIGFFGYLAFGDNVAGAVTLNLPKNAYAAQAVNILVGGAVFCTFGLQFYVCIDIMWNFIKDRYAKRQQLANYVMRTVMTFLCVTLAIAVPTIVPFVSLIGAFCFSILGLAVPIVIEMLTFWDKGFGKFNWKIYKNIVVVVVAVMALIFGSKSAIEDIIEMYSSNALMNNDTLYNSTSVSSINASSILIETTTDLSLNSTV; from the exons tCTACGAAGTCTCAAAACGCCGAAGCGGAATTAGACAGTTTTTTACCGCAAGATAATTCTAATACTAACGGAATAACAAA atACAAACTTTCTTCTACGGGTGATGTGGAATCAAATCACGCGGTTTTCGATCCGTTCAAAGCCAGACAACTTGCTCACCCTGTATC taattgcGATACTCTCACTCATCTTTTAAAAGCTTCCTTAGGAACCGGAATATTATCCATGCCGGCGGCTTTTAAAGCTTCCGGTTTAGGCATGGGGATTTTTTTAACGATCGTAGTATCGGTCATTTGTACACATTGTTCGTATATTTTG GTTACGAGTGCTCacgaattatataaaaaaacgagACGCACCCAAATGAGTTTCGGGGACGTGGCAGAAGAATCCTGTCTAAGAGGTCCTGCTTGGGGTAAAAAATTCGCGCCTTACGCtag ACAAATAATACAAATCGGTCTTCTTGTAACGTATTTTATGACGTGTAGTTGTTACACTGTGATAATGGCGAACAATTTCAACTACGTCGTCAACCATTACATAGGTTACGAAATAGAAGTTCGAAAAACTATAGCGATTTTATTGGTGCCGTTAATATTTTTGGTATACGTACCGAATTTGAAATACCTGGCGCCGTTTTCGATGGCCGCTAACGGTTTCATGGCCGTCAGTTTAGGCATAACTTTCTATTATTTGGtgataaatttgaaagaaataaattccGTACCGATGGTAGCGCCGATTAGTACCATGCCGATATTTTTCAGCATCACCATATTCGCCATCGAAGCTATCGGTGTG ATAATGCCGTTGGAAAACAACATGGGATCCCCGCAATCTTTCGTAGGATTATGCGGTGTTTTGAATCAAGGTATGAGCGGAGTCACCCTCGTATATATCTTGATAGGATTCTTCGGGTATTTGGCATTCGGCGATAACGTCGCAGGCGCGGTCACGTTAAATCTCCCGAAAAACGCTTA CGCCGCTCAAGCCGTCAATATATTAGTGGGGGGAGCGGTGTTTTGTACGTTCGGGCTGCAATTTTACGTGTGCATCGACATCATGTGGAATTTCATCAAAGATCGTTACGCCAAAAGACAACAACTCGCCAATTACGTAATGCGTACCGTAATGACGTTCCTTTGCGTTACGTTAGCGATAGCGGTACCGACGATCGTGCCGTTCGTTTCTTTGATCGGGGCTTTTTGTTTTTCGATATTAGGTCTGGCGGTACCGATCGTCATCGAAATGTTGACGTTTTGGGATAAGGGATTCGGAAAATTCAAttggaaaatttacaaaaatatcgtTGTAGTTGTAGTGGCCGTTATGGCGCTCATTTTCGGCTCTAAATCTGCCATCGAAGATATAATCGAAATGTATTCGAGTAATGCTTTAATGAATAATGATACTTTGTATAATTCGACGTCGGTTTCTTCTATAAACGCCTCATCGATTCTAATCGAAACTACGACGGATTTATCGTTGAATTCGACTGTGTGA
- the LOC130443276 gene encoding serine/threonine-protein phosphatase 6 regulatory subunit 3 isoform X1 encodes MFWKHNTSTQIEALLAKEDVTIQEIMDSEDIINECRLQNKMLIEFLQKTEIMEELISLITKEPSVEIEERSRFKYPNIACELLTCDVPALNEKLASDKVLLDKLYTFLESDQPVNPLLASYFSKVMGALIAKKTEQNWLSYQFTCLQVLDFLKAKDTFISLLLKHLGTSAIMDLMLKLMTQVEGIEMNQNILNWLDSQNIIQSLISLLNPKVDKERHYNVAQLLCDFIRIARDNQKNAVERVDPDPLLNTLESSETISLLLDYILSGEEKSESAIVGGIQVIISLLDFNQSNASKFSSTQNLYGTNINEEICDNEQKQRSISNTTRVMKDRIKQFHDLLVDPPKQIPVSTTVGILDPPLGNIRLQVTKLFSALISTNNQELLKEIEMNETLSLLLDLFFKYQWNNFLHTQVENCLMGALKIHSSDDNDETSNALSKHLLSKCRVIERIINAWKENDEQQSQLHGIRKGYMGHLISIMNKIVTLCNNSLGHYLKDNLPEVAKSLDEFKETTLEETNKIQETLLGGAHPNSSVDNNDDYGDIPFPQSSALQQQMFFQYQIQNSTSQFIEGYSGFSDDAFNLGNDTLQSIEPRVEMNFDLSEGDMVQQQEIFKQVCAQSINTLDDADDQIFDDREHTFQTVIEKNDRNEAAYSSDSDEELPTGNDDNNMEIDPWTSPKIAVEETTSDSTSFGGSDPWKAAGQSEDTVGGWADFSSVRFDVNTPETNEEEKKIEVEDNKVESVDCNVKSAAGDRAANLIEDIEKMVEQSVIVEPSKSVAGDSSDSQLEDEKEKKV; translated from the exons ATGTTCTGGAAACATAATACTTCTACCCAAATTGAGGCTCTGTTAGCCAAAGAG gATGTTACTATACAAGAAATTATGGATTCTGAAGATATAATTAACGAATGTAGACTACAAAATAAAATGCTTATAGAATT TCTACAAAAAACCGAAATTATGGAAGAACTAATCTCTTTGATAACGAAAGAACCTTCTGTTGAAATCGAAGAGAGGAGTAGATTTAAATATCCGAATATAGCATGCGAATTACTTACTTGTGATGTACCCGCTTTAAACGAAAAATTGGCTAGTGATAAAGTACTTTTAGATAAGTTGTATACATTCTTGGAGTCCGATCAACCAGTTAATCCACTATTAGCTTCGTATTTTAGTAAAGTTATGGGTGCCCTTATAGCTAAGAAGACTGAGCAG AACTGGCTATCGTATCAGTTCACGTGCTTACAGGTCCTAGATTTTTTAAAAGCTAAAGACACCTTCATATCGTTACTGCTCAAGCACTTAGGCACTTCCGCCATCATGGATCTCATGCTCAAATTGATGACGCAAGTCGAAGGTATTGAAATGAATCAGAATATATTGAAT TGGTTAGACAGTCAAAATATCATACAATCTTTGATATCTCTTCTGAATCCTAAAGTAGATAAAGAGAGGCATTATAATGTTGCTCAATTGTTGTGTGATTTCATTAGGATAGCTAGAGATAATCAGAAGAACGCCGTCGAGAGAGTCGATCCGGATCCCTTGCTTAATACTTTGGAATC CTCCGAAACGATATCGCTTCTATTGGATTACATTTTATCGGGCGAGGAGAAAAGTGAAAGCGCAATAGTCGGCGGTATCCAAGTGATCATATCACTTTTGGATTTCAATCAATCGAACGCTTCGAAATTCAGTTCGACACAAAATTTGTACGGGACGAATATCAACGAAGAAATTTGCGataatgaacaaaaacaaaGGAGCATATCGAATACGACAAGAGTGATGAAGGATCGAATCAAACAGTTTCACGATTTGCTCGTAGATCCTCCGAAG CAAATTCCCGTATCGACTACCGTTGGTATATTGGATCCCCCTTTGGGTAATATCCGTTTGCAAGTAACGAAATTATTCTCTGCTTTGATATCTACTAATAATCAAGAATTGTTGAAGGAGATCGAAATGAACGAAACGTTGTCCCTGTTGCTGGAtctgttttttaaatatcagtGGAACAATTTTTTGCATACTCAGGTCGAAAATTGCCTTATGGGAGCTTTGAAAATTCATTCGTCCGACGATAACGACGAAACTTCTAATGCCTTAAGTAAACAc TTGTTATCTAAATGTAGAGTTATCGAAAGAATAATAAACGCTTGGAAAGAGAACGACGAACAACA ATCCCAATTACATGGTATCCGTAAAGGATACATGGGTCATCTGATaagtataatgaataaaatcgtAACGTTATGTAACAATTCATTGGGACATTATCTCAAAGATAATCTACCGGAAGTCGCTAAGTCTTTAGACGAATTCAAGGAAACCACATTGGAGGAAACGAATAAAATACAAGAAACTTTATTA GGAGGTGCGCATCCTAATAGTTCGGTGGATAATAACGACGATTACGGCGACATCCCTTTTCCTCAATCGAGCGCCTTACAACAACAg ATGTTCTTCCAGTATCAGATACAGAATTCGACGTCACAATTTATAGAAGGTTACAGCGGTTTCAGCGACGACGCTTTCAATCTCGGAAACGATACGCTCCA ATCGATCGAACCGAGGGTGGAAATGAATTTCGATTTATCGGAAGGGGATATGGTTCAACAACAAGAAATATTCAAACAGGTTTGCGCCCAAAGTATAAATACTTTGGACGACGCCGACGATCAAATATTCGACGACAGGGAACACACTTTTCAAACTGTCATAGAAAAAAACGACAGAAACGAAGCGGCGTATAGCAGCGATAGCGACGAAGAACTACCGACCGGAAACGACGATAATAACATGGAAATCGATC CTTGGACTTCGCCGAAAATCGCCGTCGAAGAAACGACGTCGGATTCGACGTCGTTCGGAGGCAGCGATCCTTGGAAGGCGGCCGGTCAAAGCGAAGATACCGTCGGAGGTTGGGCGGATTTCAGTTCGGTTCGATTCGATGTTAATACACCGGAAACGAACGAAGAGGAAAAGAAAATTGAGGTCGAGGATAATAAAGTGGAGAGTGTGGATTGTAACGTTAAAAGTGCGGCGGGAGATCGAGCGGCTAATTTGATCGAAGATATCGAAAAGATGGTAGAGCAGAGCGTTATAGTCGAACCGTCCAA AAGCGTAGCCGGCGATAGTAGCGATTCGCAGCTCGAGgatgaaaaagagaaaaaagtttGA
- the LOC130443276 gene encoding serine/threonine-protein phosphatase 6 regulatory subunit 3 isoform X2, whose product MFWKHNTSTQIEALLAKEDVTIQEIMDSEDIINECRLQNKMLIEFLQKTEIMEELISLITKEPSVEIEERSRFKYPNIACELLTCDVPALNEKLASDKVLLDKLYTFLESDQPVNPLLASYFSKVMGALIAKKTEQVLDFLKAKDTFISLLLKHLGTSAIMDLMLKLMTQVEGIEMNQNILNWLDSQNIIQSLISLLNPKVDKERHYNVAQLLCDFIRIARDNQKNAVERVDPDPLLNTLESSETISLLLDYILSGEEKSESAIVGGIQVIISLLDFNQSNASKFSSTQNLYGTNINEEICDNEQKQRSISNTTRVMKDRIKQFHDLLVDPPKQIPVSTTVGILDPPLGNIRLQVTKLFSALISTNNQELLKEIEMNETLSLLLDLFFKYQWNNFLHTQVENCLMGALKIHSSDDNDETSNALSKHLLSKCRVIERIINAWKENDEQQSQLHGIRKGYMGHLISIMNKIVTLCNNSLGHYLKDNLPEVAKSLDEFKETTLEETNKIQETLLGGAHPNSSVDNNDDYGDIPFPQSSALQQQMFFQYQIQNSTSQFIEGYSGFSDDAFNLGNDTLQSIEPRVEMNFDLSEGDMVQQQEIFKQVCAQSINTLDDADDQIFDDREHTFQTVIEKNDRNEAAYSSDSDEELPTGNDDNNMEIDPWTSPKIAVEETTSDSTSFGGSDPWKAAGQSEDTVGGWADFSSVRFDVNTPETNEEEKKIEVEDNKVESVDCNVKSAAGDRAANLIEDIEKMVEQSVIVEPSKSVAGDSSDSQLEDEKEKKV is encoded by the exons ATGTTCTGGAAACATAATACTTCTACCCAAATTGAGGCTCTGTTAGCCAAAGAG gATGTTACTATACAAGAAATTATGGATTCTGAAGATATAATTAACGAATGTAGACTACAAAATAAAATGCTTATAGAATT TCTACAAAAAACCGAAATTATGGAAGAACTAATCTCTTTGATAACGAAAGAACCTTCTGTTGAAATCGAAGAGAGGAGTAGATTTAAATATCCGAATATAGCATGCGAATTACTTACTTGTGATGTACCCGCTTTAAACGAAAAATTGGCTAGTGATAAAGTACTTTTAGATAAGTTGTATACATTCTTGGAGTCCGATCAACCAGTTAATCCACTATTAGCTTCGTATTTTAGTAAAGTTATGGGTGCCCTTATAGCTAAGAAGACTGAGCAG GTCCTAGATTTTTTAAAAGCTAAAGACACCTTCATATCGTTACTGCTCAAGCACTTAGGCACTTCCGCCATCATGGATCTCATGCTCAAATTGATGACGCAAGTCGAAGGTATTGAAATGAATCAGAATATATTGAAT TGGTTAGACAGTCAAAATATCATACAATCTTTGATATCTCTTCTGAATCCTAAAGTAGATAAAGAGAGGCATTATAATGTTGCTCAATTGTTGTGTGATTTCATTAGGATAGCTAGAGATAATCAGAAGAACGCCGTCGAGAGAGTCGATCCGGATCCCTTGCTTAATACTTTGGAATC CTCCGAAACGATATCGCTTCTATTGGATTACATTTTATCGGGCGAGGAGAAAAGTGAAAGCGCAATAGTCGGCGGTATCCAAGTGATCATATCACTTTTGGATTTCAATCAATCGAACGCTTCGAAATTCAGTTCGACACAAAATTTGTACGGGACGAATATCAACGAAGAAATTTGCGataatgaacaaaaacaaaGGAGCATATCGAATACGACAAGAGTGATGAAGGATCGAATCAAACAGTTTCACGATTTGCTCGTAGATCCTCCGAAG CAAATTCCCGTATCGACTACCGTTGGTATATTGGATCCCCCTTTGGGTAATATCCGTTTGCAAGTAACGAAATTATTCTCTGCTTTGATATCTACTAATAATCAAGAATTGTTGAAGGAGATCGAAATGAACGAAACGTTGTCCCTGTTGCTGGAtctgttttttaaatatcagtGGAACAATTTTTTGCATACTCAGGTCGAAAATTGCCTTATGGGAGCTTTGAAAATTCATTCGTCCGACGATAACGACGAAACTTCTAATGCCTTAAGTAAACAc TTGTTATCTAAATGTAGAGTTATCGAAAGAATAATAAACGCTTGGAAAGAGAACGACGAACAACA ATCCCAATTACATGGTATCCGTAAAGGATACATGGGTCATCTGATaagtataatgaataaaatcgtAACGTTATGTAACAATTCATTGGGACATTATCTCAAAGATAATCTACCGGAAGTCGCTAAGTCTTTAGACGAATTCAAGGAAACCACATTGGAGGAAACGAATAAAATACAAGAAACTTTATTA GGAGGTGCGCATCCTAATAGTTCGGTGGATAATAACGACGATTACGGCGACATCCCTTTTCCTCAATCGAGCGCCTTACAACAACAg ATGTTCTTCCAGTATCAGATACAGAATTCGACGTCACAATTTATAGAAGGTTACAGCGGTTTCAGCGACGACGCTTTCAATCTCGGAAACGATACGCTCCA ATCGATCGAACCGAGGGTGGAAATGAATTTCGATTTATCGGAAGGGGATATGGTTCAACAACAAGAAATATTCAAACAGGTTTGCGCCCAAAGTATAAATACTTTGGACGACGCCGACGATCAAATATTCGACGACAGGGAACACACTTTTCAAACTGTCATAGAAAAAAACGACAGAAACGAAGCGGCGTATAGCAGCGATAGCGACGAAGAACTACCGACCGGAAACGACGATAATAACATGGAAATCGATC CTTGGACTTCGCCGAAAATCGCCGTCGAAGAAACGACGTCGGATTCGACGTCGTTCGGAGGCAGCGATCCTTGGAAGGCGGCCGGTCAAAGCGAAGATACCGTCGGAGGTTGGGCGGATTTCAGTTCGGTTCGATTCGATGTTAATACACCGGAAACGAACGAAGAGGAAAAGAAAATTGAGGTCGAGGATAATAAAGTGGAGAGTGTGGATTGTAACGTTAAAAGTGCGGCGGGAGATCGAGCGGCTAATTTGATCGAAGATATCGAAAAGATGGTAGAGCAGAGCGTTATAGTCGAACCGTCCAA AAGCGTAGCCGGCGATAGTAGCGATTCGCAGCTCGAGgatgaaaaagagaaaaaagtttGA
- the LOC130443277 gene encoding mitochondrial carrier homolog 2-like isoform X2, with protein MSKHKDNRWSNYALRIIINTVSHPFEYAKVLIQIGYEPIPPKATKTLFGKHALKLPNIFEYVKHIKSVDGFVGCYNGLAPKVCGNLMSAIATQRLTDYFQPPVEQEDLEEEPTDEQQRKNFIRALKCEVMTHSVAIVVSQPFHVITVRMMAQFIGKETKYAGIFSSVQEIYRENGLLGFFSGLIPRLIGDILSVLLASGLTYIINRYVIDEKELKVYTSPTMTFLSTTITYPFQVISNCMAVTDSGLTAGSPPYMPHYKNWIDCWGDLSNRNQLKRGSSLLVRYYVGPSIIIGGQPVPFTTNNDKLM; from the exons atgTCAAAACATAAAGATAACCGTTGGTCTAATTACGCGCTgagaattataataaatacagtATCCCATCCATTCGAATACGCGAAAGTATTAATACAG aTCGGCTACGAACCGATTCCACCAAAAGCTACAAAAACCCTATTCGGAAAACACGCTCTTAAATTAccaaacatttttgaatatg taaaacATATTAAATCTGTCGACGGGTTCGTTGGTTGTTACAACGGATTAGCACCGAAAGTATGTGGAAATTTAATGAGCGCCATCGCTACACAAAGACTTACGGATTATTTCCAACCCCCTGTAGAACAAGAAGATTTAGAGGAAGAACCAACAGATGAACAACA gagaaaaaattttataagagCCCTTAAATGTGAAGTAATGACGCATTCGGTTGCTATAGTCGTTAGTCAACCTTTTCACGTGATTACGGTTAGAATGATGGCTCAGTTTATTGGAAAAGAAACTAAATACGC gGGTATATTCAGTTCAGTTCAAGAGATTTACCGCGAAAACGGTCTATTAGGTTTTTTTAGCGGCTTAATACCGAGACTTATCGGTGATATATTGTCGGTATTATTGGCCAGCGGTTTAACATACATCATAAATAGATATGTTATCGACGAGAAGGAATTGAAAGTTTATACCTCACCAACCATGACG TTTTTATCGACGACCATAACTTATCCGTTTCAAGTTATATCGAACTGCATGGCGGTAACGGACAGTGGTTTAACCGCTGGTTCACCCCCATATATGCCTCACTACAAGAATTGGATCGATTGTTGGGGCGATTTATCCAACAGGAATCAATTGAAGAGAGGATCTAGTCTATTAGTTCGATATTATGTCGGTCCTTCTATAATAATCGGAGGACAACCTGTACCATTTACTACTAACAATGATAAATTGATGTAA
- the LOC130443277 gene encoding mitochondrial carrier homolog 2-like isoform X1, which produces MSKHKDNRWSNYALRIIINTVSHPFEYAKVLIQIGYEPIPPKATKTLFGKHALKLPNIFEYVKHIKSVDGFVGCYNGLAPKVCGNLMSAIATQRLTDYFQPPVEQEDLEEEPTDEQQRKNFIRALKCEVMTHSVAIVVSQPFHVITVRMMAQFIGKETKYAGIFSSVQEIYRENGLLGFFSGLIPRLIGDILSVLLASGLTYIINRYVIDEKELKVYTSPTMTVNTIPRQLRTFLIKFSFQFLSTTITYPFQVISNCMAVTDSGLTAGSPPYMPHYKNWIDCWGDLSNRNQLKRGSSLLVRYYVGPSIIIGGQPVPFTTNNDKLM; this is translated from the exons atgTCAAAACATAAAGATAACCGTTGGTCTAATTACGCGCTgagaattataataaatacagtATCCCATCCATTCGAATACGCGAAAGTATTAATACAG aTCGGCTACGAACCGATTCCACCAAAAGCTACAAAAACCCTATTCGGAAAACACGCTCTTAAATTAccaaacatttttgaatatg taaaacATATTAAATCTGTCGACGGGTTCGTTGGTTGTTACAACGGATTAGCACCGAAAGTATGTGGAAATTTAATGAGCGCCATCGCTACACAAAGACTTACGGATTATTTCCAACCCCCTGTAGAACAAGAAGATTTAGAGGAAGAACCAACAGATGAACAACA gagaaaaaattttataagagCCCTTAAATGTGAAGTAATGACGCATTCGGTTGCTATAGTCGTTAGTCAACCTTTTCACGTGATTACGGTTAGAATGATGGCTCAGTTTATTGGAAAAGAAACTAAATACGC gGGTATATTCAGTTCAGTTCAAGAGATTTACCGCGAAAACGGTCTATTAGGTTTTTTTAGCGGCTTAATACCGAGACTTATCGGTGATATATTGTCGGTATTATTGGCCAGCGGTTTAACATACATCATAAATAGATATGTTATCGACGAGAAGGAATTGAAAGTTTATACCTCACCAACCATGACGGTAAATACAATTCCCCGTCAATTACGtacttttctaataaaattttccttTCAGTTTTTATCGACGACCATAACTTATCCGTTTCAAGTTATATCGAACTGCATGGCGGTAACGGACAGTGGTTTAACCGCTGGTTCACCCCCATATATGCCTCACTACAAGAATTGGATCGATTGTTGGGGCGATTTATCCAACAGGAATCAATTGAAGAGAGGATCTAGTCTATTAGTTCGATATTATGTCGGTCCTTCTATAATAATCGGAGGACAACCTGTACCATTTACTACTAACAATGATAAATTGATGTAA
- the LOC130443278 gene encoding transmembrane protein 258 — translation MVDTSKLVRYTSPVNPAVFPHLTLVLLGIGIFFTAWFFVYEVTSTKKTRSLRKELMVALVASIFSGFGILFLLLSVGIYV, via the exons atg GTAGATACATCGAAATTAGTGAGATACACGTCTCCGGTGAACCCCGCTGTGTTTCCGCATTTAACTCTAGTTTTATTGGGGATCGGTATATTTTTTACGGCTTGGTTTTTCGTATACGAAGTGACCAGTACGAAGAAAACGAGAAGTTTACGAAAAGAATTAATGGTGGCACTGGTAGCTTCAATTTTTTCGGGTTTCGgcatattatttttactattatcgGTTGGTATATACGTTTAa
- the LOC130442869 gene encoding uncharacterized protein KIAA1143 homolog: protein MSKRHVAYIKPDEPSFLKKLKKEAGYIEGPTVDTKRERYGNISEEDLLDTEEEQPTVVVLKTGDLTVEEAKFEEERLKKRKSIF, encoded by the exons ATGTCTAAGAGACATGTCGCTTATATAAAACCAGACGAACctagttttcttaaaaaattgaaaaaagaggCCGGATATATCGAAGGACCTACAGTAGATACTAAA CGTGAACGATACGGAAATATTTCCGAAGAAGATTTATTAGATACTGAAGAAGAACAACCTACCGTTGTAGTCCTGAAAACGGGGGATCTAACAGTAGAAGAAGCCAAATTCGAAGAAGAGAGGTTAAAGAAACGTAAGtctatattttga